One window of Erwinia aphidicola genomic DNA carries:
- a CDS encoding efflux RND transporter permease subunit — MSKFFIERPIFAWVVAIVVMLVGALSIYSLPINQYPNIAPPAISVQVAYPGASAETTQNTVVQVIEQQLNGLDNLRYIESQSNSDGSATIIVTFNQGTDPDTAQVQVQNKVSLAESQLPTEVVNQGINIRKYQANFMLVVGLTSSNPNMSNGDLADLLVSKLQDPIARSNGVGDFIVLGSEYGMRIWLDPAKLYKYQLIPSDITTAITQQNVQVSSGKLAGLPTVQGARFSATIVGKTRLQSVEQFKNILLRVNTDGSQVHLRDVGGVDLGPQDYSISATFNGKPSVGIALRLASGGNVLDAINSVRATVKTIEPFLPEGVKVNFPYDTSPVVSASIHEVVKTLIEAIILVFLVMLLFLQNLRATLITTMVVPVVLLGTFGILSACGYTINTLTMFGMVLAIGLLVDDAIVVVENVERVMHDEGLDPKAATIKSMQQIQGALVGIALVLSAVLLPMAFFSGSTGTIYRQFSITIVSAMVLSVLMAMIFTPALCATLLKASSANVKTTGFAGWFNRKFDAGALSYTRSVGTVISCRGLFFIVYLVIVGATGYLFTRVPTSFLPDEDQGVMMMQMTLPANASSERTQQVLDEAGAWLLKHEPAVQSVFSPNGFSFAGRGENTAMSFVLLKPWDQRNSNESVAKVAARTMAYFATLKDVKAYALVPPAVMELGNATGFDFFLQDINNQGHAALMAARNQFLAKAAQDKRLFATRPNGMEDEPQYHLIIDDERARALGLSLEDINDTLSTAWGSTYVNQFIYNGRVKKVYVQGNAGSRVTPEDLDKWYFRNASGDMVPYSAFGSGKWQSGSPRYERFNGVSAVEIMGSPAAGYSSGDAVKAVNQIAATLPKGFRVQWHGLSYEEQMSGSQTPALYTISIIMVFLCLAALYESWSIPISVLLVVPLGVLGTILAVLLRGLTNDVFFQVGLLTTVGLAAKNAILIVEFAKELHDNHGKSLVEAATEAARLRIRPIIMTSMAFVLGVFPLTISHGAGAGSQHSIGTAVVGGMITATFLAIFFVPMFYVAISQCFTRTKKTQTEDEKHDA, encoded by the coding sequence ATGTCAAAATTCTTCATTGAACGCCCGATCTTCGCCTGGGTGGTGGCAATCGTGGTGATGCTGGTCGGCGCACTGTCGATCTACAGCCTGCCGATCAACCAGTATCCTAACATTGCGCCGCCGGCGATCTCGGTGCAGGTGGCTTACCCAGGCGCCAGCGCGGAGACCACCCAGAACACCGTGGTCCAGGTTATCGAGCAGCAGCTCAACGGGCTGGATAATCTGCGCTATATCGAATCACAGAGTAACAGTGACGGTAGCGCGACCATCATTGTCACCTTTAATCAGGGCACCGACCCGGATACTGCCCAGGTGCAGGTGCAGAACAAGGTGTCGCTGGCGGAATCCCAGCTGCCGACCGAGGTGGTGAATCAGGGGATCAATATCCGTAAATACCAGGCGAACTTTATGCTGGTCGTTGGGCTCACCTCCAGCAACCCTAATATGAGCAACGGCGACCTGGCGGATCTGCTGGTGTCGAAACTGCAGGACCCCATCGCCCGCAGTAACGGCGTCGGTGATTTTATCGTGTTGGGGTCTGAGTACGGCATGCGCATCTGGCTCGACCCGGCGAAACTGTACAAATATCAGCTGATCCCCAGCGATATCACCACCGCCATCACCCAGCAGAACGTCCAGGTCTCCAGCGGTAAGCTGGCGGGGCTGCCAACCGTGCAGGGGGCGCGCTTCAGCGCCACTATCGTCGGCAAGACGCGCCTGCAGTCGGTGGAACAGTTTAAAAATATCCTGCTGAGGGTAAATACGGACGGCTCGCAGGTGCACCTGCGCGATGTCGGCGGTGTCGACCTCGGTCCGCAGGATTACAGCATTTCCGCCACCTTTAACGGTAAACCTTCCGTGGGGATTGCGCTGCGCCTGGCCAGCGGCGGCAACGTGCTGGATGCGATTAACAGCGTGCGCGCCACGGTGAAAACCATCGAGCCGTTCCTGCCTGAAGGCGTAAAAGTGAACTTCCCGTATGACACTTCTCCGGTGGTCAGCGCCTCAATCCACGAGGTAGTGAAAACGCTGATTGAGGCGATTATCCTGGTGTTCCTGGTGATGCTGCTGTTCCTGCAAAACCTGCGCGCTACCCTGATCACCACCATGGTGGTGCCGGTGGTGCTGCTCGGCACCTTCGGTATTTTATCCGCCTGCGGTTACACCATTAACACACTGACGATGTTCGGCATGGTGCTGGCGATTGGCCTGCTGGTGGATGATGCCATCGTGGTGGTAGAGAACGTCGAGCGCGTGATGCATGACGAAGGGCTGGATCCGAAAGCGGCCACCATTAAATCGATGCAGCAGATTCAGGGGGCGCTGGTGGGGATTGCGCTGGTGCTGTCGGCGGTGCTGCTGCCGATGGCCTTCTTCAGCGGATCGACCGGGACCATCTACCGCCAGTTCTCGATCACTATCGTTTCGGCGATGGTGCTGTCGGTGCTGATGGCGATGATCTTCACGCCAGCGCTCTGCGCCACGCTGCTAAAAGCCAGCTCGGCCAATGTGAAAACCACCGGTTTCGCGGGCTGGTTCAACCGCAAATTTGACGCCGGGGCGCTGAGCTATACCCGCAGCGTGGGCACGGTGATCTCATGCCGTGGCCTGTTCTTTATCGTCTACCTGGTGATTGTCGGCGCCACCGGCTACCTGTTTACCCGCGTGCCGACCTCGTTTCTGCCGGACGAGGACCAGGGGGTGATGATGATGCAGATGACCCTGCCCGCAAATGCCTCCAGCGAGCGTACCCAGCAGGTGCTGGATGAGGCCGGAGCCTGGCTGCTGAAGCATGAACCCGCCGTACAGTCGGTGTTCTCACCGAACGGCTTTAGCTTTGCCGGGCGCGGGGAAAATACCGCCATGTCCTTCGTACTGCTAAAACCCTGGGATCAGCGCAACAGCAATGAGTCGGTGGCTAAAGTGGCTGCGCGCACCATGGCGTACTTCGCCACGCTGAAAGATGTCAAAGCCTACGCGCTGGTGCCGCCTGCGGTCATGGAGCTGGGTAACGCCACCGGCTTCGACTTCTTCCTGCAGGATATCAACAACCAGGGCCATGCTGCGCTGATGGCGGCGCGTAATCAGTTCCTCGCTAAGGCCGCCCAGGACAAACGGCTGTTCGCCACCCGCCCCAACGGCATGGAGGATGAGCCGCAGTATCACCTGATTATTGACGATGAACGCGCCCGGGCGCTGGGGCTGAGCCTGGAAGATATCAATGACACGCTCTCCACCGCCTGGGGGTCGACCTACGTTAACCAGTTCATCTACAACGGGCGCGTGAAGAAAGTTTACGTGCAGGGCAACGCCGGTTCGCGCGTCACGCCGGAAGATCTCGACAAATGGTACTTCCGCAATGCCAGCGGCGATATGGTGCCCTATTCGGCGTTTGGCAGCGGCAAATGGCAGTCCGGTTCGCCGCGCTATGAGCGCTTTAACGGCGTCTCGGCGGTAGAAATTATGGGTTCCCCGGCGGCAGGCTACAGCTCCGGCGATGCGGTGAAGGCCGTTAATCAGATTGCCGCCACGCTGCCGAAAGGGTTCCGCGTGCAGTGGCACGGCCTGTCGTATGAGGAGCAGATGTCCGGATCGCAGACCCCGGCGCTGTATACCATTTCGATCATCATGGTGTTCCTGTGCCTGGCGGCGCTGTATGAGAGCTGGTCGATTCCCATTTCTGTGCTGCTGGTGGTGCCACTCGGCGTGCTGGGGACCATTCTCGCCGTGCTGCTGCGCGGGCTGACCAATGATGTGTTTTTCCAGGTCGGGTTGTTGACCACCGTCGGGCTGGCGGCGAAAAATGCCATTCTGATCGTCGAGTTTGCCAAAGAACTGCACGATAACCACGGCAAGAGCCTGGTGGAGGCGGCAACCGAAGCGGCCAGGCTGCGCATCCGCCC
- a CDS encoding efflux RND transporter periplasmic adaptor subunit, which translates to MRLRILPASLIFLLAACDRTPAPTISEAAVNVGVATLHSQPVTLFTQLPGRTTAVRTAEVRPQVSGIILKRLFTEGSEVKAGQPLYQIDPATYQAAYDKALATSINADKLAARYKPLAAAHAISFQTWDDAVAAAREAKADLESAKVNLNYTHVLAPIGGHIGRSLSTEGALVTSGQTGYMSLIQQLDPIYVDVSESSLNLLAQRRALADGRLKAAGQNAAAVKLTLEDGSAYPLEGKLEFTEVTVDESTGSVTLRAAFPNPQRQLLPGMFVHASLPQGVAEQGLLVPLEAIMHDTKGRPYAYVVGADNRLQVQMVSTGQMVGKAWLVNSGLKAGDRVVVDGLQNVRAGTRVNATASQPKVAPQANLTTTDPSAQ; encoded by the coding sequence ATGCGCTTAAGGATCCTCCCCGCGAGTTTAATTTTTTTGCTGGCCGCCTGCGATCGGACGCCCGCGCCAACCATTAGCGAGGCTGCCGTCAACGTCGGCGTCGCGACCTTACACAGCCAGCCCGTCACGCTGTTTACTCAATTGCCTGGCCGCACCACAGCGGTACGTACCGCGGAAGTTCGCCCGCAGGTGAGCGGGATTATTCTCAAACGCCTGTTTACCGAAGGCAGCGAGGTAAAAGCCGGGCAGCCGCTGTACCAGATCGATCCGGCGACCTATCAGGCTGCTTACGATAAGGCGCTGGCAACCTCAATTAACGCCGACAAGCTGGCGGCGCGCTACAAACCGCTGGCCGCCGCCCACGCCATCAGCTTCCAGACCTGGGATGATGCCGTTGCCGCCGCGCGCGAAGCGAAAGCCGATCTCGAAAGCGCTAAAGTCAATCTCAATTACACCCACGTGCTGGCACCGATCGGCGGTCATATTGGCCGCTCGCTGTCGACGGAAGGCGCGCTGGTCACCAGCGGGCAGACAGGCTATATGAGCCTGATCCAGCAGCTTGACCCGATCTACGTTGACGTCAGCGAGTCCTCACTCAACCTGCTGGCACAGCGGCGCGCGCTGGCTGATGGCAGGCTGAAGGCCGCAGGGCAGAATGCCGCCGCCGTAAAACTGACGCTGGAGGATGGCTCGGCGTACCCGCTGGAAGGGAAGCTGGAGTTCACTGAGGTGACCGTCGATGAAAGCACCGGAAGCGTGACGCTGCGAGCCGCATTCCCGAACCCTCAGCGCCAACTGCTGCCGGGAATGTTTGTGCATGCCAGCCTGCCGCAGGGCGTCGCCGAGCAGGGGCTGCTGGTGCCGCTGGAAGCGATTATGCACGACACCAAAGGGCGGCCCTATGCGTATGTAGTGGGGGCAGATAACCGGCTGCAAGTGCAGATGGTCAGCACCGGGCAGATGGTCGGCAAAGCCTGGCTGGTCAACTCCGGCCTGAAAGCGGGCGACCGCGTGGTGGTGGACGGCCTGCAAAACGTGCGTGCCGGAACACGGGTCAACGCCACGGCGAGCCAGCCTAAAGTCGCGCCGCAGGCCAACCTCACCACCACCGATCCTTCCGCGCAGTAA
- a CDS encoding penicillin-binding transpeptidase domain-containing protein — MPPLKRNKAKDQPAPTFNPVRFRLVCLGVLGCLVFLLASTADLQLINHPMLEKQADERSLRTVTLPTNRGTLLDRNGEALALSVPSRDIIADPQRVLEAHPDFTSDKWEYLANALDQRPEQLAAQINANPNRRFLYLGRKIELGIAKDIAKLHLTGITTVYDDSRFYPMSEATGPLLGIVGADNTGLTGLEKGFDKLLQGTPGVEKYRQDANGNIVAMINYEPPRQPPTVQLSIDKFDQYTMYSKLRDGVILNKADSGAAVLIKIDTGEILGMASYPSFNPNNFVDVSPMQMRNTAINDSYEPGSTVKPLVVMEGLIRKLVRPDSVLDTTPYRVNGHLIRDVGHWPRLTMTGILQKSSDIGVSHIALAMPAEVLVNTYHSFGLGKPTGLGLTGESVGYFPLHRERWADIERATFSFGYGLRVTPLQIAREYATLGSFGVYRPLSITKVSPPVMGTRVAPEDTVRSVVHMMESDALPGGSGVRAAVPGYRLAIKTGTAEKMGDSGKYDGGYINYTAGVAPASNPQVALVIMINHPTAGDHFGGSVAAPVFGNIIGPVLKHMNIAPDALNNHG; from the coding sequence ATGCCGCCGCTCAAACGTAATAAGGCTAAAGATCAGCCTGCTCCCACTTTTAATCCCGTGCGTTTCCGGCTGGTGTGCCTGGGTGTGCTGGGCTGCCTGGTGTTCCTGCTGGCCAGCACTGCGGATTTGCAGCTCATCAACCATCCAATGCTGGAGAAGCAGGCGGACGAGCGCTCGCTGCGTACCGTTACGCTGCCGACTAACCGTGGCACCTTGCTGGACCGTAACGGTGAAGCGCTGGCCCTGAGCGTGCCGTCGCGCGATATCATCGCGGACCCGCAGCGCGTGCTGGAAGCGCACCCGGATTTTACCAGCGACAAGTGGGAATACCTGGCGAATGCGCTCGATCAGCGCCCGGAACAGCTGGCGGCCCAGATCAACGCCAATCCCAATCGCCGCTTCCTGTATCTTGGGCGTAAAATCGAACTCGGCATTGCCAAAGATATCGCCAAGCTGCACCTGACCGGCATCACCACCGTGTATGACGACAGCCGCTTCTACCCGATGTCTGAGGCAACCGGCCCGCTGCTCGGGATTGTCGGCGCGGATAATACCGGCCTGACCGGGCTGGAGAAGGGCTTCGACAAGCTATTGCAGGGCACGCCGGGCGTGGAGAAATATCGCCAGGATGCCAACGGCAATATTGTGGCGATGATCAACTACGAGCCGCCCAGGCAGCCGCCGACGGTGCAGCTCAGCATCGACAAATTTGATCAGTACACCATGTACAGCAAGCTGCGCGACGGGGTGATCCTCAATAAAGCGGATTCGGGCGCGGCGGTGCTGATTAAGATCGACACCGGGGAGATCCTCGGTATGGCGTCTTACCCCTCTTTCAACCCGAACAATTTTGTCGATGTGTCGCCGATGCAGATGCGCAATACGGCGATCAACGACAGCTATGAACCGGGTTCGACGGTGAAGCCGCTGGTGGTGATGGAAGGGCTGATCCGCAAGCTGGTGCGCCCGGACTCGGTGCTGGACACCACGCCGTACCGCGTCAACGGTCACCTGATCCGCGATGTTGGTCACTGGCCGCGCCTGACCATGACCGGCATCCTGCAAAAATCGAGCGATATCGGCGTATCGCACATCGCGCTGGCGATGCCTGCCGAAGTGCTGGTCAACACCTATCACTCGTTCGGGCTGGGCAAGCCGACCGGGCTGGGGCTGACCGGTGAAAGCGTGGGCTACTTCCCGCTGCACCGCGAGCGCTGGGCCGATATCGAACGCGCCACCTTCTCATTCGGCTATGGCCTGCGCGTCACCCCGCTGCAGATTGCCCGTGAATATGCCACCCTCGGTTCGTTTGGCGTTTATCGCCCGCTGTCGATCACTAAGGTCAGCCCGCCGGTCATGGGCACCCGGGTCGCACCGGAGGATACGGTGCGTTCGGTGGTGCACATGATGGAGAGCGATGCGCTGCCGGGCGGCAGTGGCGTGCGCGCCGCCGTGCCGGGTTACCGCCTGGCAATTAAAACCGGTACCGCCGAAAAGATGGGCGACAGCGGAAAATATGACGGTGGCTACATTAACTACACGGCAGGCGTGGCGCCGGCCAGTAACCCGCAGGTGGCGCTGGTGATCATGATTAACCACCCAACCGCCGGCGACCACTTTGGTGGCTCGGTTGCGGCCCCGGTATTTGGCAATATTATCGGCCCGGTGCTGAAGCATATGAATATCGCCCCCGATGCCTTAAATAACCATGGATAA
- a CDS encoding molybdopterin guanine dinucleotide-containing S/N-oxide reductase, whose product MTIKKLPHLAHWGAFSAVVENEKLLRCEPFFADQDPSPMLNTIPELVYSDKRIRQPMVRRSWLKSREKSDRTLRGREDFVAVDWETALDLVADENRRVRDRYGASGIFNGSYGWSSAGRVNHARTLVRRFYNLGGGGIDQQGNYSWGAAQFFLPYVIGTYMPLTGRVTDWPSVVDHCEIFVAFGGLALKNSQVASGGAGEHSLKPALLQLAAKGTPVINISPMRDDCPAFVNAEWIPIRPNTDVALMLALGFEIERLGAVDNAFLQSHCVGYPQLRDYLLGHSDGQAKTAQWASAITGIPAARISLLAQQLCGKRSFITCSYSVQRAHRGEQPYWMMIALSSMLGQPGLPGAGFSFGHGSMNSVGNPRTEGPSPLMSTGRNPIEDLAIPVARISDMLLNPGQEYRFQGKTHHYPDIHLIHWAGGNPFHHHQQLNRLVEGWHRPDTVIVQDIVWTPAAQMADIVLPVTTSLERNDIGGSSKDRFVLAMHQAIKPQHQARNDFDIFADIAERLGYRDTFTEGRDEMAWIKHLYQRCALAHQGKGIDFPEFETFWQQGHVEIPPSEKPWVFMADFRQDPIANPIKTASGKIELFSQTIAGYQLEDFAPHPEWLPPQEWLGAPIGERFPLHMISIQPHDRLHSQMDATPSVQANKTAGRETLWMHPDDAAARGISDGDVIEVSNDRGRMQAGVRLTDGVSPQVVLIATGAWFDPGFGKAWKPYDRAGNPNVLTLDIGTSSLTQGPNAMSCLVEIKKAEVTD is encoded by the coding sequence ATGACGATAAAAAAACTGCCCCATCTGGCCCACTGGGGTGCCTTCAGTGCCGTGGTTGAAAATGAAAAACTGCTGCGCTGCGAGCCTTTTTTCGCGGACCAGGATCCGTCCCCGATGCTCAACACTATTCCCGAGCTGGTCTATTCGGATAAACGTATCCGCCAGCCAATGGTGCGCCGCTCGTGGCTGAAATCGCGTGAGAAAAGCGACCGCACCCTGCGCGGGCGCGAGGACTTTGTCGCGGTGGATTGGGAAACCGCGCTCGATCTGGTGGCGGATGAGAACCGCCGCGTGCGCGATCGCTACGGTGCCAGCGGCATTTTCAACGGCTCTTACGGCTGGTCCTCTGCCGGGCGCGTCAACCACGCGCGCACGCTGGTGCGCCGCTTCTATAACCTGGGCGGCGGCGGTATCGACCAGCAGGGCAACTACAGCTGGGGGGCGGCGCAGTTCTTCCTGCCGTATGTTATCGGCACCTACATGCCGCTGACCGGGCGCGTCACCGACTGGCCGAGCGTGGTCGATCACTGCGAGATTTTTGTCGCCTTTGGCGGCCTGGCGCTGAAAAACAGCCAGGTGGCGTCCGGCGGAGCAGGGGAGCACAGCCTGAAACCCGCGCTGCTGCAGCTGGCGGCTAAAGGCACGCCGGTGATTAACATCAGCCCGATGCGCGATGACTGCCCGGCGTTTGTTAACGCAGAGTGGATCCCAATCCGCCCGAATACCGACGTAGCGCTGATGCTGGCGCTCGGTTTTGAAATTGAGCGCCTCGGCGCGGTAGATAATGCCTTCCTGCAATCGCACTGCGTGGGCTATCCGCAGCTGCGCGATTATCTGCTTGGCCACAGCGACGGGCAGGCGAAAACGGCGCAGTGGGCCAGCGCGATTACCGGTATCCCGGCGGCGCGTATCAGCCTGCTGGCGCAGCAGCTGTGCGGCAAACGCAGCTTTATTACCTGTTCCTATTCGGTACAGCGCGCCCATCGCGGCGAGCAGCCGTACTGGATGATGATCGCGCTGTCATCGATGCTCGGTCAGCCGGGCCTGCCGGGAGCGGGTTTCTCCTTCGGGCATGGGTCAATGAACAGCGTCGGCAACCCGCGCACCGAGGGGCCATCGCCGCTGATGTCGACCGGGCGCAACCCGATTGAAGATCTGGCGATCCCGGTGGCGCGTATCAGCGACATGCTGCTGAATCCGGGCCAGGAATATCGCTTCCAGGGCAAGACGCATCACTACCCGGATATCCACCTGATCCACTGGGCCGGTGGCAATCCGTTCCACCATCATCAGCAGCTCAACCGGCTGGTAGAGGGCTGGCATCGCCCGGACACGGTGATCGTGCAGGATATTGTCTGGACGCCCGCGGCGCAAATGGCGGACATCGTGCTGCCGGTGACGACCTCCCTTGAGCGTAACGATATCGGCGGCTCCTCGAAGGACCGCTTCGTGCTGGCGATGCATCAGGCGATCAAGCCGCAGCATCAGGCGCGTAATGACTTCGACATTTTTGCCGATATCGCAGAGCGCCTCGGCTACCGCGACACCTTTACCGAGGGGCGTGATGAGATGGCGTGGATCAAGCATCTTTACCAGCGCTGCGCGCTGGCGCATCAGGGCAAAGGCATCGACTTCCCGGAGTTTGAAACCTTCTGGCAGCAGGGCCACGTTGAGATCCCGCCGAGCGAAAAGCCGTGGGTCTTTATGGCCGATTTCCGCCAGGACCCGATTGCCAACCCAATCAAAACCGCCAGCGGCAAGATCGAGCTGTTCTCACAAACCATTGCCGGTTATCAGCTGGAAGATTTCGCACCGCATCCCGAGTGGCTGCCGCCGCAGGAGTGGCTGGGTGCGCCAATTGGCGAGCGCTTCCCGCTGCACATGATCTCCATTCAGCCGCACGACCGTCTGCACAGTCAGATGGATGCGACCCCTTCCGTGCAGGCCAATAAAACCGCCGGGCGTGAAACGCTGTGGATGCATCCTGACGATGCGGCCGCACGCGGCATCAGCGACGGCGACGTGATTGAAGTGAGCAACGACCGTGGCCGTATGCAGGCCGGGGTGCGCCTTACCGACGGCGTCAGCCCGCAGGTGGTACTGATCGCCACCGGCGCCTGGTTCGATCCGGGCTTTGGTAAAGCGTGGAAGCCGTACGATCGCGCCGGAAATCCTAACGTGCTGACGCTGGATATCGGCACCTCATCGCTGACCCAGGGCCCGAACGCGATGAGCTGCCTGGTGGAAATTAAAAAGGCAGAGGTGACGGACTAA
- the galR gene encoding HTH-type transcriptional regulator GalR gives MATIKDVARLAGVSVATVSRVINHSPKASEASRLAVTQAMESLQYHPNANARALAQQSTETIGLVVGDVSDPFFGAMVKSVDEVAWQTGNFLLIGNGYHNEQKERQAIEQLIRHRCAALVVHAKKVPDEDLLPLMQQIPGMVLLNRVLPGFETRCIALDDRYGSWLATRYLIQQGHKNIAFICSNHPISDASDRLQGYYDALKEHSLPCNDRLVAFGEPDEVGGEQAMTELLGQGKTFTAVACYNDSMAAGALAVLSDNGVRVPEEMSLIGFDDVLVSRYVRPRLTTVRYPIVTMAQQAAALALALAHGQPLPEVTNLFSPTLVRRHSVASPP, from the coding sequence ATGGCTACCATTAAGGATGTTGCCAGGCTCGCGGGCGTTTCGGTTGCTACCGTCTCACGCGTGATTAATCACTCCCCCAAAGCCAGTGAAGCATCAAGGCTGGCCGTCACCCAGGCGATGGAGTCGCTGCAGTACCACCCGAACGCCAATGCGCGGGCGCTGGCGCAGCAATCCACGGAAACTATCGGGCTGGTGGTCGGTGACGTTTCCGATCCGTTTTTCGGCGCAATGGTGAAATCGGTTGATGAAGTCGCCTGGCAGACCGGCAACTTTTTGCTGATTGGTAACGGTTACCATAACGAGCAGAAAGAGCGTCAGGCGATTGAGCAGCTTATCCGCCACCGCTGTGCGGCGCTGGTGGTTCACGCCAAGAAAGTTCCCGATGAAGATCTGCTGCCGTTAATGCAGCAGATCCCGGGGATGGTGCTGCTCAACCGCGTGCTGCCCGGCTTTGAAACGCGCTGCATTGCGCTGGATGACCGCTACGGATCCTGGCTGGCGACGCGCTACCTGATCCAGCAGGGTCACAAAAATATCGCGTTTATCTGCTCTAACCATCCGATCTCCGATGCCAGCGACCGCCTGCAGGGCTACTACGACGCGCTGAAAGAGCACAGCCTGCCGTGCAACGACCGGCTGGTGGCGTTTGGCGAGCCGGATGAGGTGGGCGGCGAGCAGGCGATGACCGAACTGCTCGGCCAGGGGAAAACCTTTACCGCAGTGGCCTGCTATAACGACTCGATGGCCGCCGGGGCGCTGGCGGTGCTGAGCGATAACGGCGTGCGCGTGCCGGAAGAGATGTCGCTGATTGGCTTTGATGATGTGCTGGTGTCGCGCTATGTGCGCCCGCGCCTGACCACCGTGCGCTATCCGATTGTCACCATGGCGCAGCAGGCTGCCGCGCTGGCATTGGCATTAGCCCACGGCCAGCCGCTGCCGGAGGTCACCAACCTGTTCAGCCCAACGCTGGTGCGCCGCCATTCGGTGGCATCGCCGCCGTAA
- a CDS encoding GNAT family N-acetyltransferase, translating to MLRIVPLSAVPATREVVTDWLWQAFGSDNSRDFYASVIDSSLSGADLPLTFVALDDDRPVGTVGLWRCDLISRQDLFPWLAALYVDESYRGRGLSERLQQTVIDCCLQRGDRHLYLYSACADYYERFGWHYIGDALDYPATRVRLYHKALG from the coding sequence TTGCTGCGTATTGTGCCGCTGAGCGCGGTACCGGCAACCCGCGAAGTGGTCACCGACTGGCTATGGCAGGCTTTTGGCAGCGATAACAGCCGCGACTTTTATGCCAGCGTGATCGACAGCAGTCTGAGCGGTGCCGACCTGCCGCTGACGTTTGTGGCGCTGGATGACGACCGCCCGGTGGGTACCGTGGGATTATGGCGCTGCGATTTGATCAGCCGTCAGGATCTTTTCCCGTGGCTGGCGGCGCTGTACGTGGATGAGAGCTATCGCGGGCGCGGTTTAAGTGAACGCCTGCAGCAGACGGTGATCGACTGCTGCCTTCAGCGCGGCGACCGCCATCTGTACCTCTATTCTGCCTGTGCTGATTATTACGAGCGTTTTGGCTGGCACTATATCGGCGATGCGCTGGATTACCCGGCGACGCGCGTGCGTCTGTATCATAAAGCGCTGGGTTAA
- a CDS encoding FCD domain-containing protein, whose translation MDKGAPAQEKKQYQEIGHDLRQQIIDGHYPVGSRLPPERNIAETWGVSRTIVREALLMLELEGTVDIRQSSGVYVMRIPSESSDEEEAFFRSDVGPFEMLQARQLLESNIAAFAAKMATKADIENLKRTLEQEQRAIALDDKSQDNDKMFHLLLAGATQNQMLLDTVNSIWRHHESSPLWQQLRGHIETRSYRLKWLGDHQTILAALRRRDVMGSWQAMWQHLENVKHSLLELSDADAPDFDGYLFESVPIFQGKLV comes from the coding sequence GTGGACAAAGGTGCGCCTGCGCAGGAAAAAAAGCAGTATCAGGAAATCGGTCACGATCTGCGCCAGCAAATCATCGATGGTCACTATCCGGTCGGTTCGCGTCTGCCGCCGGAGCGTAATATCGCCGAGACCTGGGGCGTCAGTCGTACCATTGTGCGTGAAGCCCTGCTAATGCTGGAGCTGGAGGGCACGGTAGATATTCGCCAAAGCTCCGGCGTTTACGTGATGCGCATCCCCTCGGAGAGCAGCGACGAAGAAGAGGCATTCTTCCGCAGCGACGTCGGGCCGTTTGAGATGCTGCAGGCGCGCCAGCTGCTGGAGAGCAATATCGCAGCATTTGCGGCGAAGATGGCCACCAAAGCGGATATCGAAAACCTCAAGCGCACGCTGGAGCAGGAGCAGCGCGCCATCGCGCTCGATGACAAAAGTCAGGACAACGACAAAATGTTCCACCTGCTGCTGGCCGGCGCGACGCAGAATCAGATGCTGCTGGATACCGTTAACAGCATCTGGCGTCATCACGAAAGCAGTCCGCTGTGGCAGCAGCTGCGCGGCCATATTGAAACCCGCAGCTACCGCCTGAAGTGGCTCGGCGACCATCAGACCATCCTCGCCGCGCTGCGCCGCCGTGACGTGATGGGGTCGTGGCAGGCAATGTGGCAGCATCTGGAAAATGTGAAGCACAGCCTGCTGGAGCTCTCCGATGCCGATGCCCCAGATTTCGATGGCTATCTGTTTGAATCAGTGCCGATTTTTCAGGGCAAGCTGGTATGA
- a CDS encoding PTS sugar transporter subunit IIB has protein sequence MQRIVLACAAGMSTSMVVTRMEKEAAARGLAYQIYAIPEQNLRDELENNVGEVAVVLLGPQVRFKLEENRKLTDSYQIPIAVIDSVAYGTLNGAKVLDQALALVN, from the coding sequence ATGCAAAGAATCGTTCTCGCCTGTGCAGCAGGCATGTCCACCTCGATGGTGGTGACGCGGATGGAAAAAGAAGCGGCGGCACGCGGGCTGGCGTATCAGATCTACGCCATCCCGGAACAGAACCTGCGCGACGAGCTGGAAAATAACGTCGGTGAAGTGGCCGTGGTGCTGCTTGGGCCGCAGGTGCGCTTCAAGCTGGAGGAGAACCGCAAGCTGACCGACAGCTATCAAATCCCCATCGCGGTGATTGATTCGGTGGCTTATGGCACCCTTAACGGCGCAAAAGTACTCGATCAGGCGCTGGCTTTGGTAAACTAG